From a single Hemitrygon akajei chromosome 28, sHemAka1.3, whole genome shotgun sequence genomic region:
- the LOC140717498 gene encoding histone H2B-like, which translates to MPDPPKPAPKKGAKKALAKPASKSGKKRKRSRKESYAIYIYKVMKQVHPDTGISSKAMSIMNSFVSDIFERIAGEASRLAHYNKRSTISSREIQTAVRLLLPGELAKHAVSEGTKAVTKYTSSK; encoded by the coding sequence ATGCCTGATCCACCGAAACCCGCTCCCAAGAAGGGCGCCAAGAAAGCTCTGGCCAAACCGGCGAGCAAGTCTGGCAAGAAGCGCAAGAGGTCGAGGAAGGAGAGTTACGCCATCTACATCTACAAAGTGATGAAGCAGGTTCACCCCGACACCGGCATCTCCTCCAAGGCCATGAGCATCATGAATTCATTTGTGAGCGATATTTTCGAGCGCATCGCGGGTGAGGCTTCCCGCCTGGCCCACTACAACAAGCGGTCCACCATCAGCTCCCGGGAGATCCAGACCGCTGTGCGCCTGCTGCTGCCCGGGGAGCTGGCCAAGCATGCCGTGTCCGAAGGGACAAAGGCGGTGACCAAGTACACCAGCTCCAAGTGA
- the LOC140717497 gene encoding histone H4, translating into MSGRGKGGKGLGKGGAKRHRKVLRDNIQGITKPAIRRLARRGGVKRISGLIYEETRGVLKVFLENVIRDAVTYTEHAKRKTVTAMDVVYALKRQGRTLYGFGG; encoded by the coding sequence ATGtctggcagagggaaaggaggcaaAGGACTGGGCAAAGGCGGAGCCAAGCGGCACCGTAAAGTGCTCCGTGAtaacatccagggcatcaccaAACCGGCCATCCGCCGTCTGGCTCGCCGTGGCGGCGTCAAGCGGATCTCGGGTCTGATCTACGAGGAGACCCGCGGGGTGCTGAAGGTTTTCCTGGAGAATGTGATCCGGGATGCGGTCACCTACACTGAACACGCCAAGCGCAAGACGGTCACTGCCATGGATGTGGTGTACGCTCTGAAACGCCAGGGCCGCACTCTCTATGGCTTCGGCGGCTGA